The DNA segment AGTTTAGTGGCGTATGCTTAATATTAAGCCCCTCAGAAATTCTAAAGGGGCTTTAATTCGACTGTCTGTTTTCAAACTAATAAATTAGACGATTAGACGTCCTTCCACTGGATAGTTCGGATCGGTAAATCCCGGTGTCGAGTTGTGGCCTGGCACAATCAACGCATCGACAAACGCTTCATCTTCCGTTGTCAGTTTGAAGTCGAGCGCATCAATATAGCTATCCCACTGCGCTTCAGTGCGAGGCCCGGCAATCACTGAGCTGACTAGTTGATTATTCAGCACCCACGCGAGTGCAAATGCGACGGGGGTTGTACCGCGATCTTTTGCGTATTCCGCAATTTTCTGGGCAATAACCAGCGACTCATCACGTAACTCTGTCTGCAAAATACGGAGGTCACCACGACCGGCTCGACTATCGGAGGGCAATGGAGTATTGAGCTGATATTTTCCACTTAACACGCCACGTGCCAGCGGGCTATAGGGCACAACGCCCAAACCGTAATGCCCTGCGGCAGGGATCTGCTCAACTTCTGCTGTGCGGCTGACCATGTTGTATAACGGTTCACTGACAATTGGGCGTTCAATGCCGAGTTGATCGGCTACGCGGCAAATTTCCGCAATACGCCAGCCAGAAAAATTGGACACACCGTAGTAACGAATTTTGCCTTGCTGGATTAATTCACCCACCGCCCGCACGCTCTCTTCCAGTGGTAAACCGGGAATGGCGCGGTGCAAGTAGAGAATGTCGATATAATCCGTTTGTAATGCCTGCAAGCTGCTCTCGACTGTTTGTCTGATCCACTTGCGTGATTGGCCTGAGCCATTCGGGTTGCTCCCACTGCCGTAACCAAATTTAGTTGCGATCACCCATTCATCACGCAACGCAGCAACCGCGTTACCGATAATTTTTTCTGACTCACGGCCGTTATACACATCAGCCGTATCGATGAAATTAATCCCCTGATCGTAGGCTTTTGCAATAATGCGTGTTGACGTTTGCTCGTCTGTGGCACCGCCAAACATCATCGCGCCAAGACACAGTGGTGACACTTTCAGTGCGCTTTTGCCTACATATTGATAATTCATCTTCTGCTCCTGTTATTCAACCGTCATTATTGTGCGAAAAATCGGTGTTAAGAATAAGACTAGAATTTGACTAGCACTTATGAATAAAAATCATGAGTGTATGTTTTTATCCATAATAATCAGTGTCTTGGATCGTGTTAGAGTTTCTATCACATCACTCACTCTATTGAGAGAAAAAACATGACCCTTAACGCTAAAGATAAACACTTGGCCGTCATTTCATCTGCCACCGCAATGGGGAATATTGAGCCACTTAAAACCTATCTAGCCAGTGCACTAAATGATGGCGTGACCATTAATGAGTTGAAGGAATTATTGGTTCAACTCTACGCATATTGTGGGTTCCCGCGCAGTTTAAACGGGTTAGGTGCGCTTTATGCGTTGCTGGAAAGCCGCCGTGAACAGGGTATTCAGGATGCGGAAGGGGTGACACCAAACGCATTGCCAACCGATAAATCACGTTTTGATTTAGGCGATGCCGTACAGCAAGAGTTGGTTGGTCGTCCTGTTTCCGGGCCAGTTTTAACCTTCGCACCGGCTATTGATGCGTT comes from the uncultured Tolumonas sp. genome and includes:
- a CDS encoding aldo/keto reductase, producing MNYQYVGKSALKVSPLCLGAMMFGGATDEQTSTRIIAKAYDQGINFIDTADVYNGRESEKIIGNAVAALRDEWVIATKFGYGSGSNPNGSGQSRKWIRQTVESSLQALQTDYIDILYLHRAIPGLPLEESVRAVGELIQQGKIRYYGVSNFSGWRIAEICRVADQLGIERPIVSEPLYNMVSRTAEVEQIPAAGHYGLGVVPYSPLARGVLSGKYQLNTPLPSDSRAGRGDLRILQTELRDESLVIAQKIAEYAKDRGTTPVAFALAWVLNNQLVSSVIAGPRTEAQWDSYIDALDFKLTTEDEAFVDALIVPGHNSTPGFTDPNYPVEGRLIV
- a CDS encoding carboxymuconolactone decarboxylase family protein; its protein translation is MTLNAKDKHLAVISSATAMGNIEPLKTYLASALNDGVTINELKELLVQLYAYCGFPRSLNGLGALYALLESRREQGIQDAEGVTPNALPTDKSRFDLGDAVQQELVGRPVSGPVLTFAPAIDAFLKEHLFADIFLRGVLTYQEREVITIAALASIGVASQLNSHIRIGMNVGLTSEMVASIAEALKQIDESTAAKLIYASLDSLSS